CTCGGACTTCTCTCGACGACCAGCCTCGCTTTCCTCCCCGCGCCAGCCGGCGCCGAAACGCTCGCCGAACTGGAGGAGGCGGCGCGCAAGGAAGGCGAAATCGTCAGTCTCGGTTGCCCCGACGATTGGGCCAATTGGGGCGCCCAGTGGAAGGGCATCATGGCCAAATATGGTGTCAAGCATACCGATACCGATATGAGCAGCGCCGAGGAACTGCAGAAATTCGAAGCCGAGAAGGCCAATGCCTCGGCCGACTTCGGCGAGATCGGCATCGAGTTCGGGCCGATCGCGGCGAAGAAGGGCATCAGCCAGCCCTATAAGCCCACCAACTGGGAGAAGATCCCGGCCTGGGCCAAGGATGACGAAGGTCACTGGATGCTGGGTTACACCGGCACGATCTCCTTCCTCGTCTCCAAGAAGGTTGCGAACCCGCCCAAGACCTGGAGCGATCTCGCCTCGGGCGACTACAAGGTGGCGGTTGGCGATGTCGGCAAAGCGGCGCAATCCAATGCGCTGGTGCTGGCGGCGGCAATCGCGCTCGGCGGCGGCGAAGACAACCTGCAGCCGGCCCTCGATCTCTTCGCCAAACTCGCCGAGCAGAAGCGCCTTCTCACCATCGGTGCCAATCCCGGAAACATGGAGAAGGGCGAGATCGAGGTCGGTATCGTATGGGATTTCAACGCGCTTAACTACCGCAATCTTGTCGGCAAGGAAAAATTCGACGTATGGATCCCGGCGGAAGGCTCGGTGATCAGCGGCTATACGACGACAATCAACGCGTATAGCAAGCGGCCGAACATCGCCAAGATGACACGCGAATTTATCTTCTCGGAAGAGGGGCAGATCAATTTCGCCCGAGGATTCGCGCGGCCGATCCTCATCGATCACATCACGTTGCCTCCCGATGCGGCGGAAAATGTTCTGCCCAAGGAGCAATATGCGAAGGCGCGGCCCGTCAATTCCGCGCTGTGGATGGACGCAGCCAAACAGCTCGGGCGCGCCTGGCAGGACCAGGTGCTGTCGAAGATGTAGCGCTCCGAGCCTCGATGAGCCTCGTTGTACGGCAAGGAGAGGGTGAGGGGACGGAGCGGACCTCGATCGTCCGAGCACCTCACCCGTTCTGTTCCATTCTCTCAGCCTTGCCGCGCGCGCAGGACGAGGGGCGATGATCGACATATCGGCAAGGACGCGGATTCTGGCATGGCTTGCCACAGTGCCTTTCCTCCTTGTAATCCTCATGTTCGAGATCGCGCCTCTGCTCGCGGTCGCCGCCAACAGTATCCAGACCGAGACGAGCTTCTCGCTCTCCAACTATCGCGAGATTCTCACCAGCAAATTCTATCTGGGCTCCTTCAAGGTGAGTTTTCTCATTTCGGTCGCCACTGCACTGATTGGCCTCGGCATCGGCCTCCCCGCTGCGGTGCTCCTCAAGCGCATGCCCGGACGGGTACAGCAACTCATCGTCATCTGCTCTAATATTGGGGCCAATTTCACCGGCTTCCCGCTCGCCTTTGCCTTCGTCATCATGCTCGGGGTGAGCGGTTCCTTCACGCTCCTGCTGCAGCGGATCGGCCTCCTCGAGAACTTCAACATCTATTCGACCTCGGGTCTCGTCATCGCCTATTCCTATTTCCAGATCCTGTTCGCGATCCTTCTGGTGCTGCCGAGCCTCGCCGCCATCACCGTCGAGATCGAGGAGGCGGCCCATCTGGTGGGCGCCAGCCGCTTCGCCTTCTGGCGGCGCATCGGGCTCCCCATTCTGGCGCCAAGCCTCCTGGGCTCCTTCCTCCTTCTCTTCGCCAATGCGATGGGCACGTATGCCACCGCGTGGGCGCTGGTTGGCGGCAGCGCCAATGTTGTCACCATCCGCATCGGCGAGCTCACCGCGGGCGATGTGTTCTCCGATCCCTATCTCGCCGATGCGCTGGCGATGCTGCTGGTGGTGAGCCTCATCCTGCCGATCGTCGTGGAGCAGTTGTTCCTGAAGACCAAAGACAGGGAGCGGTGATGCCCGATGCATGAGCGCAGCGCAAAGGACTGGATGTGGGTCGGACTCCTGGTTTGCCTGCAGCTTCTTCCCATCGTCGCCATCTTCCTCAATTCCGTCGCCATCGACTGGGCCGGCACGATCCTGCCTGACGGCTACACGCTGGCCCATGTCCAGAACATCCTCAAGGACCCGCGCTTCCTGCAATCGATTCAGAACTCGCTCATCGTCGGCTTCGGCTCGCTCCTCGTGACGCCATTCGTCGTGGTGCCGACGATCCTGGTGGCACATTGCTACTTCCCGACACTGGACAAGTATCTGGCGGGGCTGGTGATCCTGCCTTACGCGGTGCCGGGTATCGTGCTGGCGCTGGGTCTCCTGCGGATCTATTCCGGCAATTACGGAATCGTGCTCAACGGTTCGCCCTGGATCCTGATTTTCGGCTATATGCCGCTCGCTGCGCCGCTTTACTATGTGCCGATCAAGAACAACCTGCGGGCCTTGCGCGTGACCGAGCTCTTCGAGGCGGGTCGGCTGCTGGGTGCATCCGATGCCCTGATCCTGCGGCGGGTCGTCCTGCCTTGCGTGAAGCGGGGGCTCATAATCGGGCTCGTGATGAACTTCACGCTGGCGATCAGCGATTTCGTCTATGCCAATCTGCTGGTCGGTGGTCACTTCCCGACACTGCAAATATTCATGGGCGTCCTAAGTGGCGGCAGCGGCCGCAAATTGAGCGTGCTCATCACCACCTATTTCGTCGTCATCTTCGTGGCGACGGCCATCGTCGTGTGGGTGACATCGCGGAGAGACGAAGCATGAGCTATGTCGAGATCCGGGAGCTCACCAAGAAATTCGACGCGACCACCGTGTTCGAGAATATCAATCTCGACGTCGATGAAGGCAAGATCTGTGTGCTGGTCGGCCCCTCGGGCTGCGGCAAGACCACGCTGCTGCGCGCCGTAGCCGGCCTCACCCATCCCGACAGCGGGGTGATCAGGCTCGACCAACGCGACGTGACGAAGGTCGAAGCCAAGAACCGCGGCGTGGGCATGGTGTTCCAGCATTATGCGCTCTTCCCGAATATGACGGTGGAGCAGAATCTTGCCTTTGGGCTCGAGCAGAAAAAGCTGCACAGGTCGGAAATCAGGAAAAAGGTCGACGGCGTGATCGAGCTGATGGGCCTCGGCCCGCGCGCCAAGGCAAGGCCTGCTGCGCTGTCTGGCGGACAGAAGCAGCGCGTGGCATTGGCTCGCGCTTTGGTGCTCGAGCCTAAGCTGCTCCTTCTGGACGAGCCGCTCTCGGCGCTCGATGCGCAGATTCGCAAGCGCTTGCGTGACGAGTTGAAGCGGCTGCAGCATGATGTGGGCTTCACGGCAATCTTCGTCACCCATGACCAGGAGGAAGCACTGATGCTGGGCGATCACGTGGCGATCATGCAGGCGGGGCGCTTTGTGCAGATCGGCGCACCGGCCGAGATCTACAATCACCCGGCCAATCTGGCGGTCGCCAACTTCATCGGCGACTTCAATATCTTCGATCCCGCGACAGTGAAGCACCTGTTCGGCGTCACCGCGCAGACCACGTCTTGGGCTGTGCGGCCGGAGGCGATCGACATTTCGCCGACCGATCACAAGGCTTCGGCCAATGGCGGGATAGTCGAGACGGAGGTCACGGTGACGGCGGTGCAGGTGCTGGGCGCCATGGTGCGGCACTATACCAGAGCGCAGGACGTCACGATCAAGGTCGATCTCCTGAACAAGC
This genomic stretch from Nordella sp. HKS 07 harbors:
- a CDS encoding ABC transporter substrate-binding protein, translating into MLITRRTTLLGLLSTTSLAFLPAPAGAETLAELEEAARKEGEIVSLGCPDDWANWGAQWKGIMAKYGVKHTDTDMSSAEELQKFEAEKANASADFGEIGIEFGPIAAKKGISQPYKPTNWEKIPAWAKDDEGHWMLGYTGTISFLVSKKVANPPKTWSDLASGDYKVAVGDVGKAAQSNALVLAAAIALGGGEDNLQPALDLFAKLAEQKRLLTIGANPGNMEKGEIEVGIVWDFNALNYRNLVGKEKFDVWIPAEGSVISGYTTTINAYSKRPNIAKMTREFIFSEEGQINFARGFARPILIDHITLPPDAAENVLPKEQYAKARPVNSALWMDAAKQLGRAWQDQVLSKM
- a CDS encoding ABC transporter permease subunit; this encodes MIDISARTRILAWLATVPFLLVILMFEIAPLLAVAANSIQTETSFSLSNYREILTSKFYLGSFKVSFLISVATALIGLGIGLPAAVLLKRMPGRVQQLIVICSNIGANFTGFPLAFAFVIMLGVSGSFTLLLQRIGLLENFNIYSTSGLVIAYSYFQILFAILLVLPSLAAITVEIEEAAHLVGASRFAFWRRIGLPILAPSLLGSFLLLFANAMGTYATAWALVGGSANVVTIRIGELTAGDVFSDPYLADALAMLLVVSLILPIVVEQLFLKTKDRER
- a CDS encoding ABC transporter permease; translation: MHERSAKDWMWVGLLVCLQLLPIVAIFLNSVAIDWAGTILPDGYTLAHVQNILKDPRFLQSIQNSLIVGFGSLLVTPFVVVPTILVAHCYFPTLDKYLAGLVILPYAVPGIVLALGLLRIYSGNYGIVLNGSPWILIFGYMPLAAPLYYVPIKNNLRALRVTELFEAGRLLGASDALILRRVVLPCVKRGLIIGLVMNFTLAISDFVYANLLVGGHFPTLQIFMGVLSGGSGRKLSVLITTYFVVIFVATAIVVWVTSRRDEA
- a CDS encoding ABC transporter ATP-binding protein, which produces MSYVEIRELTKKFDATTVFENINLDVDEGKICVLVGPSGCGKTTLLRAVAGLTHPDSGVIRLDQRDVTKVEAKNRGVGMVFQHYALFPNMTVEQNLAFGLEQKKLHRSEIRKKVDGVIELMGLGPRAKARPAALSGGQKQRVALARALVLEPKLLLLDEPLSALDAQIRKRLRDELKRLQHDVGFTAIFVTHDQEEALMLGDHVAIMQAGRFVQIGAPAEIYNHPANLAVANFIGDFNIFDPATVKHLFGVTAQTTSWAVRPEAIDISPTDHKASANGGIVETEVTVTAVQVLGAMVRHYTRAQDVTIKVDLLNKPGQRLFKIGEKARISIAKNAIAEMNE